DNA sequence from the Sceloporus undulatus isolate JIND9_A2432 ecotype Alabama chromosome 4, SceUnd_v1.1, whole genome shotgun sequence genome:
aatcctgaTTTCTCTCTTTCAGAAGGCCAGGGGATTGTTTTTACACCTGGAGAAATTAATGTACTTGCTAGGTTGGTTTCCTGATACTCTGGACAATTTGTTGGGATTGTACTAAGCAAACAGCCAAGCCCTAGATACACTCATCATGAAATTGTCCTGAACATATCACACACCTTTCTCTCCAACCCCTACATGTTGGTTGTGTGCTGTGTACTCAAACCAATGGAGTTTTAATGTTCTAAGTTCTTTGAAAGGATGGATCTTTGCAGTTCTGAAAATAAAAGTCTTAACGTCAATCCAGTTCCTTACTATGCACAGAACACCTGTATAAAAGAAAACGTGTAAAATCCACTGTGCAATGTGACAATCACAGATATGCACATTGGAAAGCATAGTGGGAAAACCACAGCCAGCAGCAGCTCCTCAATGTGTATATGTCCATGcagtggaaaaaacacacacaggaaAATGTATGTGTAATTTTTCTACAGACGAGTCCTTTTTCTACAGAAAACATACACATTAAGCAATTTAGAGATGGCTCACTTGGCTGTAAATATGATGTCGCAAGTAAAAAAACCCAATTATAGTAATGATTCTGCTACAAGGCAAACTGCAATGCATCACAAAACAAGCTCCTCATACAATGCAGAAAAgcaaactaaggcccgttacaaacgggcataaagtacagactgggtccgtattaggattggtggaaaggggcatcacttccggacgcccctaaccctaatacggaccgagtctgtacaaaatggcggtgcccgttccagacgggggccgccatgtttatgtaGCAGACGCATTGCGTCCGCACATTGCGTGGCGCATATGACACTGcgaatgcgccattggcgccttgcggcatcatatctgcgctgcaaagagaagcgccattttggcgcttctttgcagtgcggaggagcctcgcggtttggacgctggggctcctccgcgctgcaaatgaaggcagcggcagaccgccccttttgggtagtctgtaacgtgccacaaGCACAGGGGGAATGGGCACCTAGCCACACTGCAGCTGAGAGCAGGCACTCATGCCTGGCTAGCACCTTCAACCTATCCTATGTTTTGTCCTCCATACCATTtatcatctttgttgcccttctctgaatctgctccaaATCATCTATATACTTCTTAAAATGATGCGCCCAGAACTGAacgcagtactccagatgaggcctaacTAGACCAGAATATAGCGACTATTATTTCTATTGTCTTGGAAACTATGGCGCGCTACAGACCATCCTTAAAGGACGGTCTGGCAGCGCTGCCGTTTGTGCCACCGGCAAGCCACAGCAGATATACCGTGTGGCGCGGCagtaacaaaaagaagccacaaaaagcagcttctttttgtggcgtgCCAGTGACGCCAGTGccccattggcgcacttgtgacatcacctGGGCGCtgcgacatgtggacgctaggcccccattacgtcaaaatggcggcacccgtgtgaacagggtgctgccattttgtacgtactctgtacatacCAGGTTTGCGagcatctaaaagagacgcccccaggcaaccctagtacgtacggcatatgtacaaaatggcccatctggaGAAGgtctatgcttctattaatgcataCTAAGGGTGCacctaaactgtagaaataatgtagttttaaCACCACTTTGCTatactccatcctacagaatcctgggatttgtagttttacaaggtccttagccttctctgtcagagtgctggttcctcacaaaactacaaaccccaggattctgtaggatggagctgtggcaattaaaATAGTGTCACACTGATATTATTTCTACTGCACAGACACaccctaaaatagcattcaccttctttgcagCAGCATCACACCGCTGAGTCATGTTCAAAGACTGAGGAGTGACACGACTCCTGAATACCAGCCCTGTTCTCTGTTGCCCCAGAGGGTAGAATGAGGCCTAATGGTTTAAAGTTACAAGAGGGCAGATTTCGATTGAACATTTaaaggaacttcctgtcagtgagaatggttcagcaatggaaccaattgcctaaagAAGtggtgagatgtggtgctggagaagagtgctgaggatcccatggacagccaaaaggacaaacaaatgggtcctagagcagatcaagcctgaaacctccctggaagccaagatgaccaaaccgaggctgtcgtactttggacacatcatgagaaaagacaataatgttgggaaagatagagggaagtaggaagagaaggaggccacatgccagatggatggactctattaaggagtcTCCCTTACGGAGATCCTGGGTATTaaggggttgcaggaattaagcagagcagaggaaggcagggggtcttggagatgtctcatccatagggtcaccatgagtcgagatcgactcaagggcagttaacaacaaaacttgAGAGACAGCCAAGCTGGAAAAGAGGCTTGATGGGGCGAATGCatgcccttcctcctcttcctcagcttgGTTGTTCCCATGGAAGACAGCAAGGCTGAAGGGGAGGCTACAGGGGTGACACCTCTTCAGCTCGGCTGTTGCCTATTGACCCATGTGTAAGTCAGCCTTGTATTTTTGGGTCAACTTTTGTGCACAAATTTCTCAACTTACAAtcaagtatatactgtactgtagatAATCTGCCTGTCATTAAAGGTGCAAGAGATTCcccttgctgctgttgtgtgcctgttCTTTGTTTTTAGCCACCTTTGAgttgaccctgtgaatgagacacctccaagtccccctgtcctcaGCCTGCTGTAGGCTCAGGCCTTTGGCCTCCGTGATTGAGTCTACCGATCTGACATGTGGGCTTCGccttctttctacttccctccaccttccccagcatcatggtCTTTCCTAGCGAGTCACGCCTTCTCACaatgtgcccaaagtacgacagcctcagtggaggcatcttggcttccagggacagttcagggcagggaaccgtctattatcccctctgttgtaaaccgctcggattcccagtgattgggcggtatataaataaatcctattattattattattattattattattattattattattctagggCCCAACTGTTTTGTCttttcatggtatcctcagcacttttctccagcaccatgctGGGTGCCCCTATGCTGAGGAAATAAATAATggcaccattttagctgccatggctccatcctacagaagcctgggattCATAAGCAGTCAGCATTCTGACCTATGAcagtcctaaggtgaacctatcatggggttttctgggcaagtttcttcagagggggtttgtcattgccttcctctgaggctgagagagtgtgactggcacaaaatcacaagggtttcatgactgagtggggctCGAACCCTGGCTCCCagggtccaacgctcaaactactatgccataaGTGGAAAACCACAAGAAGGCAGCACCCTGACACCCCTCCTGTCTTCATTTTGCAAAATGGAGGCCTAGGAAGCCAACCATCCCAACCCCTCCAGCCTCCAAATGATTGAGAGCCATTCCGCCCAGCCAATGGGCAGCGGCAGCGCCCGCCTTGATGACGTCACGAAGCCACACAGCTTGCTGCCTCGCCCACTGATAGCCCTAATGGACTTTTTCCCCAGGGGGCGGGAGTGGGCCTCTATTGGTCGAACGCGTTGTGATTGACAGGCCGGCAACGAGGCGCGCTTCCCTTTGATTAGCCACACTCGTCTCAACCCCTCCAGCCTCCGAATAAGTGCCCTTCCGCCCAGCCAATGGGGAGTGCCCGTCCTGATGATGTCACCAAGCCGCACCTGTTGCTGTCCCAATAGGCTTTTTCTCCCCAAGGGGGCGGGAGTGGCCCTCCATTGGTCGAGCAGTTTGTAATTGACAGGCCGGCTATGAAGCCAGCTTCTTTGTGATTGGTCAGTATGGGGGAGCGCCCGTCTTGGTGACGTCACCAAGCCACACCTGTTGTTTTCCTGATGGACCTTCCCCCCAGGAGGCGGGAGTGGGCCTCCATTGGTTAAGTGCTTTGTGATTGACAGTTCGGCTGTGAGGCAAGCTTCCTTGTGATTGGTCAGTTTGGTAGCTAGGTACGTACTTCCGGTGTTTGGGGTTCTTCCGGGTTAAGTGAGTCTAACCGACCTTGCGGCCCGAGGAGGAGAGTGGGGTTGGAGCGGTGTTCTGTTTGGCAGCCATGGTGGCGTACTGGAGGCAGGCCGGGCTCAGGTAGGGCGCTGGGGCTCAGTCTCCGTCGACTCTAtcgtggggtttccttggcagggcttctccagaggagtttcgccattgccttcccctgaggctgagagagtgtgacttgccccaagggcATTCATGGCCGTTAAGACCTCCATGGGCCCCAGGCATACATTGCCTCGCTCGGGTCTTACAAAGCCAGAGCCTCGGCttccctgccctggctcagtgctgtggaattctgggaacatgTAGCCTCCGCTCACTGTCAGGGAtggctctggcgccacaatagactaacgttcccaggattccctagcactgagcccaggcagGTCAAGCGGTCTAGTTAAGTAATTAATAATGGGGACAGAATTGCTCCAGGACAGGAGAAAATAACGGAGAAGCTGCCATAGCTTAAAGCAACAAGCAAAGATGAAGCAGAAGATAGCCATTCATGCGCAACAGCTCAGAAAGCAAAGCCTTCGTCACGTTTTCCTTCCCCATATTGAGCTTTTCAGCGCCTTATAGCTAGGGCTATGCGCAGCCAAAATGATGCCCCTTTCTTTCTGTGATTACTTGATCAGTGGCATTTGGCTTCTTCATAATTAGTCTCTGAGGTCCCTGGTTAAGTAAGGAGAAATTAGTCCATGTGTCCATACATTGCAGCACAAAAACATGGTTCATTTATATGAGTCTGGACTGGCGGAAGCAGAGTCTCTTCATTGATTGCAACATATTTAGACTCCAGGAGATTAACACTTATTCCTTTGATCTGTACTCTTTTTTTCCAGCTACATCCGATTCTCCCAAATCTGCGCCAAGGCAGTAAGAGATGCGCTGAAGCCACAGTTTAAAGCAGAGGCAGAGAAAGTGGCAGGAGCCAACGTAAAAATAGTAAAACCCAAAAAGGAATGATGCAGAAGTAAGTGAAGCCTTTTGTGGGATCTGCACACACTTCTGCAGGGAAAAAGTAGTATCTTTTGCTATCTTCTGTGTTAAACGTTGCAGACTGTTCATACAtctttcaaaaagagaaaaacgTGGCTTAATGTGAGAACTCCCTGAAAACTCCTCTGAGAATTGGATGTTGAGAACACAAAATTGTTCAAGCCATTTAATTGATTTAATGAGATTTTATACAAGTTCAGGCAAGAGTTGGGGTTGTGGTGGTATTAGATGCTACAAGGCTGCAGCTGCGAAAAAGAGCATGTTCCCCTTTTTTGATTGTAGTAGTTTTGTTGCTCAAAAGATATGATACGTGTGATTATTTTGTGAACCGCCTTGGAATCTAATCCAGGAGAAGGGCAGCAAGTAAATACCAAAGGTTTTGAAGGTAGCTGTTAGCCAGCCTTTGCTGGATGTTTTTTGATGATACATTTAACAGGAGGCTAAATCCAGTTGTCACACTGAGCTAGATAGACCCATCGAATCATAGCATTTACAAGCGCCGACTTACAAGTTTGGATTGATACAGTGAGCCTGCTCCATTAAAAATTAGATCTAGGCCAAGATTGTAATAGTGCTAGAAAGTCTTTGGATAACTGTAAAGTATAGTTGAGAGCTGTTGTGAGATATATCACTACTTTAACCTCTCAGAGCAGCTGACTGGAGTAACCTAGTTGGAGGAGCTGTAAACCTCAGAAATATGGGGAATTAGATACAGTTATTTCTTGTGTTATGAGTGTTGAGCCACATTGTgcaatttaacatttatttattcaatgttttaattgtcttacaGGGCCTGACCTCCTAGTAGGCAAAATTGACAGCTGGTGGCTATTCTCCTACGCAACTGCTTCCTGCGCTGTGAAAGTTATTTGTAAATGTGTAAATCAGCATGGCAATAAACAGAACCTTCTGGAAATACTTCCCATGAATATTTCCTTACTGAGCAAAAATGATACAGCACTTTGAAGAATTGTGTAATAAAGCCAGTATTTAAAAGTTTGGTTTAGCTTTTGTATTTGGATTTTTACCAAAGTAATCTTAGACGGTGAGAAGGAGTTATTAAGGGAGGAGCATTCAGTCAATTGCAATTAGAAAAATAAACTTGAGAATATAAATGAAAACTATCACCCAGATTTTTGGGTGAGTAACACCCAGATTAAGAGAATTTAAACTGGAACTTGTTCTTCAATTACTAAACAATTACTTGCATGCTGGctagttttaaatatttaaagcatATCATTTGGCAAATAGTGCCTGTTAATGCTTTGAACACAATGCATTATCTAACAAAGTCCTTAAATGTGTTGCAGTTGTCTTTGTTTCTGGACATACAAGATGAGTTGGTGAATTGGGGCTGTTCATTTGAGAGTATGTTTTCACTTTTGAAgttccattactttcaatggggtaATGAAATATGTGCTAAAATCTTTTCCATTTGTACCTGTGATACTTACAAGTTTTTTATATTGAGTTCCAGTCGTGGGAAAAGAGCAGgctacaaatataataaataaataaataaatttatattggtTGGACTGGCCTGTTATGGAATAGTATCCTAGGGTatcatgcagcccttcagattttattggactgcagctcttaaTATTCTTTGCCTTTGGCTATGCTGAGctaggacttgtagtccaacagcatctggagagccacatgattcccatcccaatTCTTCCCATTCTGACAGCACTGTTCTGTTCCCCAATCCTAAAATAGCACAATAAGCAATCAGGATCTGCGATCATTCTAGTATACACATGAAGGGAAAAGAGAGTAGGAATGAGTAGTGATACTCAAAGATATTCAGGAAACAATCTTTAAAGCTTTCCCTATGTATTCCTTGCTCCTTTTCTTGTTGGAGAAGGAGTGTAAGTTCATAAGTCAATAACACATGAATATCGTATGATATTGTCCAAATATCTGTTCTACATATTTGCTGCCGCAGTGGTTTCCTTGATATTATATTATTAGACACACTTGGGAGTCAGTCAATTTAAACAGTACAATGAACTTATTTAAGTTCAATTGGTTGTTCCTGGAGCTCTGTGAAAAACATTTGGCTAATCGGCATGGTCAAGAGGATCTTTGTGGGCATTTAGCAGGGAGTTGGAGAGGGAGACCCAGAGTCCTGTTTCAGAGCCTACTTAACACTACTGAAGATGGATGGTGAGGAAGCTGCTACAGTCACCTGCAATGGCTGTGGTGTGTTCATGTTCTTGCCGGATGGTGTGGGCAACTACACCTGCAACGTGTaagttggaataataataataaaaaattatttttatcccacctttcctgcaggatcgaggtggcttacaactaaagataaaatacagcataaaatacattctattattccctccccccactatactataataaaatatcaataaaataatcaTACAATCAAACCAGTCAGAGACGGGGGTGGATAATTTTGGGACATTCTCTGTAGTAGCCCATGTCCATGGGAGACCGAGTGGATTACTtggggaaggcctgtcagaagagatccgagACTGGTGATATTCCAGATCTCCTCTGACAGGCCATTTCATAGTTTgagagtggcagatgaaaaggccctctgga
Encoded proteins:
- the ATP5F1E gene encoding ATP synthase subunit epsilon, mitochondrial; this translates as MVAYWRQAGLSYIRFSQICAKAVRDALKPQFKAEAEKVAGANVKIVKPKKE